The genomic window CCGTTGGTTTATTGCTATAAGAAATTAAATGATGGTCAATATGAGTATTTTACCTATGACAATAGCGGAGAGGAAACTCTTTTGGCGTTACCTGCTGGCCATGGTCAAAATTTTAAAGTTTTAAAAGATATTTATTTTAAACTTTATAATTCCGGAAAAAGATTTGTGTATATTGGGAATGTTGATAATATTGGTTTTACTGTCAACTTAAAGACTCTTGCCATAATGGCTATAACTAACAGTTCTGCTGGCTTTGAATTTAGTGTTAAAACCCCACTAGATACAAAGGGAGGAGTTTTAGTCTTAGATGATGACAATTCATTAACATGTGTTGATATTGGTAGTGCTATTTCTAAAGAAACTGTACTAAAAGCTGAATGTAGTGGGAATAAGATTTTGTTTAATTGTGCTACAGGACTTTTTAATTTAGAATATTTGATAGAAAATATAGGTAGAATAATATCAGATATGCCTATAAGGATTATTGAACAGGATAAAGAGTTTGGTAAATATACTGCAATTGAGCAAATAACCTGGGAAGTTGTAAGAATGGTAGATAATCCATTGATTTTTGAGGTTAATAGAGGAGATAGGTTTCTGCCTGCAAAATTGTTTGTTGATACGCTTATTATGAGTAATTACATGAATGATAAATTTGCAGATGATCTATTTGATATTGCTAAATATTTAAATAATGCTCTTAATAATGCGTTGAAGAATAAATATGATTTGGTATTTAGGAGAGGTAAATGGGATGTTTAGATTTGTGTTATTTGGACTTTTATTTTCGAGTTTGGTTTTACTAGGAGCCATCCCCGAAATAGATTATGATTATTTTGAAAATGATAAATTTGATCTCGTAGATATTGATGAATTTTTAGGAAGAGTTGACTTTAAAAATATTTTGAGAGAACGTTGTTTGTTTATTGGCATTAGGAATGTCACCAATCCTAGTGCTGTGCAAGCACTTAGTAGAGATGAACTTAATAAAATAAGAGAAAAGGTAAATCCATTAGGAATTATTTTATTTAGGGAAAATTTCAAGGATGCTCGACAAACTAGAGAGTTGATTGAGGGGGTGAAGAAATATCTTGGCCCTGACATTTTGATTGCTGTTGATGAAGAAGGGGGACTAGTTAGTAGAGCTAGTGAGAATAAGAAATTGGGTGTTTATAATTTTCCTGCCATGGAATTTGTTGGTAGGACCGGAGATGCTCAGCTTGCATATAAGATTGGGGAAATTCTTGGAAAACAGCTTAGACGCCTTGGCATTAATTTAAATATGGCACCTGTAGCAGATACTAAATTTGCTCCCGATAGTCCTTTAGGTAGCAGAACTTTTGGGTATTCATCTTATAATATTGGTCTTATGGTGGAGGCATTTGTTGATGGGATACAAAGGGAAGGTGTTTTTGCTGTGGTTAAACACTTTCCTGGACTTGGAGGCACAAAAGTAGATACCCATAAAGATTTGGCCTTATTGCCTTATAGTAAAAATTTTCTGATGGTAAATAATTTTGTACCATTTCTTTTTGGGAAGGAAGCAAAATTTATTATGATTGGGCATGTATTGGTGCCTAAGATTTCTGGGGATGTGGGTAGTATGTCAAAAGATATTGTGGATATTATAAGGCATAATCTGAATATTTTTAGTATTATAATGACAGATGCATATGATATGGGGGCAATTGTAAATAATTTTAGTTTAGAGCATGCAACTAAAAAATCGTTAAGTTCAGGTGTTGATGTTGTGCTTATTCCAGAGGGTTTT from Borrelia hermsii DAH includes these protein-coding regions:
- a CDS encoding UTP--glucose-1-phosphate uridylyltransferase, which gives rise to MCEVIDKIFSKKMLDMLNMHKLKVLSKSFKNFPNESHSSILSLVDHPVKLKFKKELVEHNLKKYIDDFTKFLFSSEGDFYVFTGDELERLGLLLYPYLSFGILNGGSATSYFDILKNNDFNEELYLLYANKIFEAKESFGNLPKGIIPAYVNKDGSYGFSFLALKIRHLLMLSKRYYELYGKSIKPSIFQMTSFKTYELISSFLDNIFDDNLIEDLNCCGLQKTDIFTAIQPLVYCYKKLNDGQYEYFTYDNSGEETLLALPAGHGQNFKVLKDIYFKLYNSGKRFVYIGNVDNIGFTVNLKTLAIMAITNSSAGFEFSVKTPLDTKGGVLVLDDDNSLTCVDIGSAISKETVLKAECSGNKILFNCATGLFNLEYLIENIGRIISDMPIRIIEQDKEFGKYTAIEQITWEVVRMVDNPLIFEVNRGDRFLPAKLFVDTLIMSNYMNDKFADDLFDIAKYLNNALNNALKNKYDLVFRRGKWDV
- a CDS encoding glycoside hydrolase family 3 N-terminal domain-containing protein; its protein translation is MFRFVLFGLLFSSLVLLGAIPEIDYDYFENDKFDLVDIDEFLGRVDFKNILRERCLFIGIRNVTNPSAVQALSRDELNKIREKVNPLGIILFRENFKDARQTRELIEGVKKYLGPDILIAVDEEGGLVSRASENKKLGVYNFPAMEFVGRTGDAQLAYKIGEILGKQLRRLGINLNMAPVADTKFAPDSPLGSRTFGYSSYNIGLMVEAFVDGIQREGVFAVVKHFPGLGGTKVDTHKDLALLPYSKNFLMVNNFVPFLFGKEAKFIMIGHVLVPKISGDVGSMSKDIVDIIRHNLNIFSIIMTDAYDMGAIVNNFSLEHATKKSLSSGVDVVLIPEGFRAFNARE